A single window of Leptospira koniambonensis DNA harbors:
- the mtnA gene encoding S-methyl-5-thioribose-1-phosphate isomerase produces the protein MKKENLRPIFWEKEGLKLLDQRQIPGKKEWFTAKNSEDAIFAIKEMVVRGAPAIAITGLFGAVLELKKFSKKPDYQEFQTLLSKILESRPTAVNLRRAFEELSSIFPKDKYDTVSLSELQQKSEEFAIHVFEEDIRNNLALAKNGVGLFPSSPSKLKIITHCNTGALATAGHGTALGVIRSLKEAGHDLIVYADETRPYLQGARLTAWELMEEGIENYLMTDSMAGWLMSSQKIDAVIVGVDRVAANGDSANKIGTYPLAVLAKHHGIPFYIAATEKSFDFKITDGSQIPIEMRTQDEVTRLNFLKNEKGEAILAEGVIAPVGVKALNPSFDVTPASLIKAFITEKGIVPPDKIKEFFG, from the coding sequence CAAATCCCCGGCAAGAAAGAATGGTTCACTGCTAAAAACTCCGAGGACGCAATTTTCGCCATCAAAGAAATGGTGGTTCGAGGAGCTCCTGCAATCGCCATTACCGGATTATTCGGAGCGGTTCTAGAATTAAAAAAGTTTTCTAAAAAACCGGATTACCAAGAATTCCAAACTCTACTTTCTAAAATCCTGGAATCTAGACCCACTGCAGTAAATCTTCGTAGAGCATTCGAAGAATTATCTTCTATTTTTCCGAAAGACAAATATGATACGGTTTCGTTGTCGGAACTCCAACAGAAATCGGAAGAATTCGCGATCCATGTTTTCGAAGAAGATATCAGAAACAATTTAGCATTAGCGAAGAATGGAGTGGGACTTTTTCCTTCTTCTCCTTCTAAACTAAAAATTATCACTCATTGTAATACAGGCGCACTTGCAACCGCAGGTCACGGAACTGCATTAGGAGTAATCCGTTCCCTAAAAGAAGCAGGACATGATCTTATTGTATATGCAGACGAGACCCGTCCTTATTTACAAGGCGCAAGACTTACCGCCTGGGAACTAATGGAAGAAGGGATCGAAAATTATCTGATGACAGACAGTATGGCCGGCTGGCTCATGTCCTCTCAAAAGATAGACGCAGTTATTGTAGGTGTAGATAGAGTTGCAGCTAATGGTGATTCTGCGAATAAGATTGGAACTTATCCGTTGGCAGTTTTAGCAAAACACCATGGGATCCCATTTTATATTGCGGCCACGGAAAAAAGTTTTGATTTTAAGATCACGGACGGTTCTCAAATCCCAATCGAAATGAGAACACAAGACGAGGTGACTCGTTTAAACTTCTTAAAAAATGAAAAGGGAGAAGCAATTCTTGCAGAAGGTGTAATTGCCCCAGTAGGAGTAAAAGCACTCAATCCTTCTTTTGATGTAACTCCTGCAAGCCTTATCAAAGCATTTATCACGGAGAAAGGAATTGTTCCTCCGGATAAGATCAAAGAGTTTTTTGGCTGA
- a CDS encoding DUF342 domain-containing protein, whose amino-acid sequence MVVSTEQTSGVSDQETSWESVFSLKISSDNLGADLTIRPGMIKGRALSTSIVIEYLHNKDISQDRIIGDNIYGALKQLQSSTSRMDFSPISFVVAQGFPPVRGEDGWVKFYHPQAQRVKIGEDGHADYRNIERYIYVKAGEKLATLFEGIPGKPGMDVFGKPIAPPPIRRPKLTIGKNVQEKGLVQENKPLVEYFATCNGAIFSTETSITVSQELQIDSNVGLGTGNINYDGNVLVKGDVEAATSIKTQGNLMVKGNVETSDLIIARDLEVSGGIKGDGKNVIKIGGHLYAKFIENAEIEVDGDVIVEGFILNSKIHSLGNVILNGSSGNLVSSTVSTYMGLTCATLGSQAELDVTVELGFHFRNEKTFQDLTKRLQVAEKEIEKILPKVQQIKQMVQRSRGQIPEDKKEGYRQVFEEYNKQNKFIELVKQKLEVLKSSRFNPGEVQIVVRKGSYKGSIIKYRRQVEKVEKFQSAFMMRFQPGQDKAAMVAIKPQK is encoded by the coding sequence ATGGTTGTGAGTACAGAGCAAACTTCGGGTGTATCAGATCAAGAGACAAGTTGGGAGAGTGTATTCTCTCTAAAGATCAGTTCGGATAATCTGGGCGCCGATCTAACTATTCGTCCAGGGATGATCAAGGGCAGGGCTCTTTCCACTAGCATCGTTATAGAATATCTTCATAATAAGGATATTTCCCAAGATCGTATCATCGGGGACAATATCTACGGCGCATTAAAACAACTACAATCATCCACTTCTCGGATGGATTTTTCCCCAATTTCATTTGTGGTTGCCCAAGGGTTTCCTCCTGTTAGAGGAGAGGACGGTTGGGTAAAATTCTATCATCCCCAAGCGCAAAGGGTCAAGATCGGTGAGGATGGCCACGCCGATTACAGAAATATCGAAAGATATATTTATGTAAAAGCAGGGGAGAAACTTGCGACCCTATTCGAAGGGATCCCAGGTAAACCAGGAATGGATGTTTTCGGAAAACCGATCGCTCCTCCTCCCATCAGAAGACCTAAACTTACTATAGGTAAAAATGTTCAAGAGAAGGGTCTCGTCCAAGAGAACAAACCTTTGGTAGAATATTTTGCTACCTGCAACGGTGCAATTTTCTCTACCGAAACTTCTATCACTGTTTCCCAAGAATTGCAGATCGATTCTAATGTTGGACTCGGAACTGGAAACATCAATTATGACGGAAACGTTCTCGTAAAAGGAGATGTCGAAGCTGCTACTTCTATCAAGACCCAAGGGAACTTGATGGTAAAAGGAAATGTGGAGACTTCCGACTTAATAATTGCTCGTGACTTAGAGGTGAGCGGCGGGATCAAGGGTGATGGAAAGAATGTAATCAAGATCGGCGGACATCTTTATGCTAAGTTTATTGAAAACGCAGAGATAGAAGTAGATGGAGACGTCATTGTCGAAGGTTTTATTCTAAACTCAAAGATCCACTCTTTAGGAAATGTGATCCTGAATGGTTCCAGTGGGAACTTAGTATCTTCTACAGTTTCTACTTATATGGGTTTGACCTGCGCAACTTTGGGTTCTCAGGCGGAGCTAGATGTAACTGTGGAGCTCGGATTTCATTTTAGGAATGAAAAAACTTTCCAAGATCTAACTAAACGTCTTCAAGTCGCAGAAAAAGAAATAGAGAAGATCCTTCCTAAGGTCCAACAGATTAAACAGATGGTCCAAAGGTCCAGAGGCCAGATCCCTGAGGATAAAAAAGAAGGGTATCGTCAGGTCTTTGAAGAATATAATAAACAGAACAAGTTTATAGAACTCGTGAAACAAAAGTTGGAAGTTTTAAAATCTTCCAGGTTTAATCCAGGGGAAGTACAGATTGTAGTTCGTAAAGGTTCTTATAAGGGAAGTATCATCAAGTATCGAAGGCAGGTGGAGAAGGTTGAAAAATTCCAGTCTGCATTTATGATGCGTTTCCAACCAGGGCAGGACAAGGCTGCCATGGTTGCTATCAAACCTCAGAAATAA
- a CDS encoding alpha/beta hydrolase family protein, translated as MIQYSFQGLPFLLKYADMIDSPDSEIREENLKVSKKSSFRTKIFPGPKNSPVIYLQHGMSNRGIDDPRILTLAKHLKNSGATVYLPELTEVKGLEISVDTVPNIKSLFQEIVKREGQAISFLSASFSAGMGMVALSGKEEQKNLKSALLVGTYSDFADTLPFILSNYQVDPYAVHVLLYNYISKLRPKLSKLEEFYFEAALDNGLKRTGEEEKSPKLLKKLNQKEKDFVYSVQSDPGFRMSLVEPILSVLPPNFILRNSPKNFLADWKAPIALLHGSDDPVISPDESEQLFDSLGNGKEEWKVILRSKLITHGDHLPFYTQLGEIPKLAGLWGFFLKNSGL; from the coding sequence ATGATCCAATACTCTTTCCAGGGACTCCCATTCTTACTCAAATACGCAGACATGATAGATTCTCCTGATTCAGAAATCAGAGAGGAAAATTTAAAAGTTTCTAAGAAGTCTTCCTTCAGGACCAAAATTTTTCCAGGTCCTAAAAATTCTCCTGTCATCTATTTACAGCACGGGATGAGTAATCGAGGGATTGATGATCCCCGGATTCTAACACTTGCAAAACATCTGAAAAATTCTGGAGCCACTGTATATCTTCCTGAACTTACAGAAGTTAAGGGACTCGAGATCTCAGTTGATACTGTTCCGAATATCAAATCCTTATTCCAAGAGATCGTTAAGAGAGAAGGTCAGGCGATCTCATTCTTATCTGCAAGCTTCTCCGCTGGGATGGGGATGGTGGCATTGTCCGGCAAGGAAGAACAGAAAAATCTAAAATCTGCTCTACTTGTTGGAACATATTCTGACTTCGCGGATACTCTTCCTTTCATTCTATCCAATTACCAAGTGGATCCTTATGCGGTTCATGTTTTACTTTATAATTATATTTCTAAGCTTAGGCCCAAACTTTCCAAATTAGAAGAGTTCTATTTTGAAGCCGCCTTAGATAATGGATTAAAAAGAACGGGGGAAGAGGAGAAGTCTCCTAAACTTCTGAAAAAACTAAACCAGAAGGAAAAGGATTTTGTATACTCAGTTCAATCCGATCCAGGATTTAGGATGAGCTTAGTAGAGCCTATTCTATCCGTACTGCCGCCTAACTTCATTCTGCGCAATTCTCCTAAGAACTTCCTTGCCGATTGGAAGGCACCTATTGCTTTATTGCATGGATCAGACGATCCAGTTATCTCTCCTGACGAATCAGAGCAATTATTCGATTCTTTGGGGAATGGAAAGGAAGAATGGAAGGTGATCTTAAGGTCCAAATTGATCACACATGGGGACCATCTTCCTTTCTATACTCAATTAGGTGAGATCCCAAAGCTTGCCGGACTATGGGGATTTTTTCTAAAAAATTCTGGTCTCTAA
- a CDS encoding chemotaxis protein CheX — MSLNIDPLLDEKFILTISQIFPEFLEKNLGVHAVREAFGPSKNEGLCYENCTAVEFQGEAEGRLFLAMDGYTKLKLLPKIARSFHIDPTIRSHAASIMLEFANQICAELISEMKLGRFQIDILPPENLNNKLVPIDLENLRQYILIYFLKDEDAKEYLGRIYLVLLMQKY; from the coding sequence ATGTCTTTGAACATAGATCCTTTATTGGATGAAAAATTCATACTTACAATTTCCCAGATCTTTCCTGAGTTTTTGGAAAAGAACCTGGGGGTCCATGCTGTACGCGAAGCATTTGGTCCTTCTAAAAACGAAGGTCTATGTTACGAAAATTGTACCGCTGTGGAGTTCCAAGGAGAAGCTGAGGGAAGGCTTTTTCTTGCAATGGACGGTTATACTAAACTGAAACTTTTACCTAAGATCGCCAGATCCTTTCATATAGATCCTACAATCCGAAGTCATGCTGCTTCTATCATGTTGGAGTTTGCCAACCAAATTTGCGCCGAACTTATCTCTGAAATGAAATTGGGAAGATTCCAAATAGATATTCTTCCTCCTGAAAATTTGAATAATAAATTGGTCCCGATCGATCTGGAAAATTTAAGACAGTACATTTTGATATATTTTTTAAAAGACGAGGATGCCAAAGAATATTTGGGCAGGATCTATCTCGTTCTTCTGATGCAAAAATATTAA
- a CDS encoding class I SAM-dependent DNA methyltransferase yields MKLYSELAEYYFDIEKNARKFEMETQFIDRLFRKHRVRNILDLGCGTGEHVTHFQSLGYKSRGIDSSIKMIEVAKKRYSHCKFEVGAMQSYKSQEKWDAIISLFGSFNYLLSNEEVEAALKNLELNLKPAGIAVLEVWNAEPLRKIKRKAIGPVAQIKAKNTTIQRNRGFRLVRADQSTVVEVNYIYNLNAKEIKDKHLMRAYFLVEFQRMLAKHRMEILQVYSNYNEVKFKSNASRMILVLKKKSN; encoded by the coding sequence ATGAAACTCTACTCGGAACTGGCAGAATATTACTTCGATATTGAAAAGAACGCTCGAAAATTCGAGATGGAAACCCAATTTATAGACAGGCTTTTCCGAAAACACAGGGTCCGAAATATTTTGGATCTGGGTTGTGGAACTGGAGAGCATGTCACCCATTTCCAAAGCCTTGGATATAAATCCAGAGGAATAGATTCCTCCATCAAAATGATAGAGGTCGCCAAGAAAAGATACTCCCATTGTAAATTCGAAGTGGGAGCAATGCAATCCTATAAGTCCCAGGAAAAATGGGACGCAATCATCAGCCTATTCGGTTCCTTTAATTATTTATTATCTAATGAAGAAGTAGAAGCAGCTCTCAAAAATTTGGAGCTGAATCTGAAACCTGCTGGTATCGCAGTTTTAGAAGTTTGGAATGCAGAACCTCTTCGCAAGATCAAAAGAAAAGCAATCGGCCCAGTTGCTCAGATCAAAGCCAAAAATACTACCATACAAAGAAACAGAGGATTTCGTTTAGTCAGAGCGGACCAATCCACAGTAGTAGAAGTAAATTATATCTATAACCTAAACGCAAAAGAGATCAAAGACAAACATTTGATGAGAGCTTACTTTCTGGTGGAATTCCAAAGAATGCTCGCAAAACACAGGATGGAAATCCTACAAGTTTACTCAAACTATAATGAAGTAAAATTCAAAAGTAACGCGAGTAGAATGATCTTAGTTCTAAAGAAAAAGAGTAACTAA
- the lpdA gene encoding dihydrolipoyl dehydrogenase, whose translation MAENYDLTVIGGGPGGYVAAIRAAQLGLNVCLVEKEKLGGVCLNWGCIPTKALLESAHLLESIRKSESFGLKVEKVSPDFPNIIKRSRGVADTMSNGVEFLMKKNKISVKKGSAVFKDKNTIWLPDTSKEEIQSEYFIIATGARPKEFPGLPFDGDKVLSSKHAMIQDSPPKTLAVIGAGAIGIEFADFYSSMGTQVTIIEMQDKILPLEDPEISNLLNRSFVKRGIQILTSVGVSEPKLESDGVSILLKGEGIAQEGERKKFDKVLVAIGVTPNTEGIHLEEIGVFLQKGFIKVDTKFKSKVPNIYAIGDCIGAPLLAHVASTEGVKAAEAISIQNKNPHGLVYEPLDYLKIPACTYCHPEVASVGLKEEEAKKSGVDVVVGKFPFRANGRAQALGEVEGMVKLVADRKTGEVLGAHLIGPNVTEILGEINLGMGSELTLKEIAGRIHAHPTLSESVMEAAGQALGEAINI comes from the coding sequence ATGGCGGAAAACTACGACCTGACTGTGATCGGCGGAGGCCCTGGAGGATATGTGGCCGCCATTCGAGCTGCCCAACTCGGATTGAACGTATGTCTAGTAGAAAAAGAAAAACTAGGCGGAGTTTGTTTGAACTGGGGATGTATTCCCACAAAAGCACTTTTAGAATCCGCACATTTATTAGAGTCCATTCGCAAATCAGAATCCTTCGGCCTGAAGGTAGAAAAAGTATCTCCAGATTTCCCGAATATAATCAAACGTTCCAGAGGTGTTGCAGACACAATGTCTAACGGTGTTGAGTTCTTAATGAAGAAGAATAAGATTTCCGTAAAGAAAGGAAGCGCAGTTTTCAAAGACAAAAATACGATCTGGCTTCCCGATACTTCTAAAGAAGAGATCCAATCCGAATATTTTATTATAGCAACTGGTGCCAGACCAAAAGAATTTCCAGGACTTCCATTCGATGGAGACAAGGTATTATCCAGCAAACATGCAATGATACAAGACTCTCCTCCTAAAACTCTGGCAGTCATTGGTGCAGGAGCTATAGGAATCGAATTTGCAGACTTCTACTCTAGCATGGGAACCCAAGTCACAATCATAGAGATGCAGGACAAAATCCTTCCGTTAGAAGATCCTGAAATATCCAATCTACTCAATCGCTCTTTTGTTAAAAGAGGCATCCAAATCCTTACAAGTGTAGGAGTTTCAGAACCAAAATTGGAATCAGATGGAGTTTCTATTCTTCTAAAAGGAGAAGGGATAGCACAAGAAGGAGAAAGAAAAAAATTCGATAAGGTATTAGTTGCGATAGGAGTGACTCCAAACACGGAAGGTATTCATCTGGAAGAGATCGGAGTATTTCTTCAAAAAGGATTTATCAAGGTAGATACTAAATTTAAGAGCAAGGTCCCGAATATCTATGCAATCGGAGATTGTATAGGAGCTCCATTACTCGCTCACGTAGCTTCTACAGAAGGAGTCAAAGCGGCAGAAGCTATCTCCATCCAGAACAAAAATCCTCACGGTTTAGTTTACGAACCATTAGATTATCTTAAAATTCCGGCATGCACATACTGCCATCCGGAAGTCGCATCAGTCGGTTTAAAAGAAGAAGAAGCCAAAAAATCAGGTGTTGATGTAGTCGTAGGAAAATTCCCATTCAGAGCAAACGGTAGAGCGCAAGCCCTAGGCGAAGTAGAAGGAATGGTAAAACTAGTAGCCGACCGTAAAACCGGAGAAGTATTAGGTGCCCATCTAATCGGGCCGAACGTGACCGAAATTTTAGGAGAGATCAATTTGGGAATGGGATCCGAACTGACTCTTAAAGAAATTGCAGGAAGGATACATGCCCATCCTACACTTTCAGAATCCGTAATGGAAGCAGCGGGACAGGCTTTAGGCGAAGCGATTAATATCTAA
- the perRB gene encoding peroxide-responsive transcriptional repressor PerRB, with amino-acid sequence MTVLGKHKQYCLTPDEIESRLKSVSIQPTMQRISICQYVLCEADHPTAEEVKEWVDKRSLKMSLATVYNTLNVLVSAGLLREFKFSCLGKSVFDSNIDDHFHFFDENSGKFHDLDAELLTIDSKLPKEFKVNKMDILFTGSLEESNASV; translated from the coding sequence ATGACTGTTTTAGGTAAACACAAACAATACTGCCTGACTCCGGACGAAATAGAGAGTAGATTAAAATCGGTTTCAATACAACCGACAATGCAAAGGATTTCCATTTGCCAATATGTACTTTGTGAAGCGGATCATCCAACCGCAGAAGAAGTAAAAGAATGGGTAGATAAACGTTCTTTGAAAATGAGTTTAGCGACCGTTTATAATACTTTAAACGTTTTAGTATCTGCAGGTCTATTAAGAGAGTTTAAATTTTCCTGTTTAGGTAAATCAGTATTCGACAGTAATATCGATGACCATTTCCATTTCTTCGATGAGAACTCGGGTAAATTCCATGATCTGGACGCGGAACTTCTAACAATTGATTCTAAACTTCCTAAAGAATTTAAAGTGAATAAGATGGATATCCTATTCACCGGCTCCTTGGAAGAATCAAACGCTTCCGTTTAA
- a CDS encoding helix-turn-helix domain-containing protein: MKQADAEELDGKELISSEHITEVVKENLKLIRHTKGLSLDKLASRCGVSRAMLSQIEQGKSVPTIAVLWKIATGLNVPFSELLKEKGTEGVFLLKAENTKVLYSSSKVYSSRALFPFIGGRRVEFYELILKPGGIEVAEAHKAGTTENLVVVQGKLRLRVGDKVVELDAKDSVYFRADVPHEYINPTDTETLMYLVMEYTDEAN; this comes from the coding sequence ATGAAACAGGCCGACGCCGAAGAACTGGATGGGAAAGAACTCATCTCCAGCGAACATATAACAGAAGTCGTTAAAGAAAACCTAAAATTAATTCGCCATACTAAAGGACTCTCATTAGACAAATTGGCATCTCGTTGTGGTGTGAGCCGAGCCATGCTTTCTCAAATAGAGCAAGGTAAAAGTGTTCCTACAATCGCAGTATTATGGAAGATCGCAACTGGTCTTAACGTTCCTTTCAGTGAACTTCTAAAAGAGAAAGGAACCGAGGGAGTTTTTCTCTTAAAAGCAGAGAATACTAAAGTCTTATATTCCAGCTCAAAGGTATATTCTAGTCGTGCCTTGTTTCCATTTATCGGAGGCAGAAGGGTAGAATTTTACGAACTGATCCTGAAACCAGGCGGAATCGAAGTTGCAGAGGCCCATAAAGCTGGAACAACTGAGAACCTTGTAGTGGTCCAAGGAAAATTGCGCCTCCGTGTGGGGGACAAGGTGGTAGAACTGGATGCAAAGGATTCCGTATATTTTAGAGCGGATGTTCCCCACGAATACATCAATCCAACAGATACCGAAACTCTCATGTATCTGGTCATGGAATATACGGACGAAGCTAACTAA
- a CDS encoding RluA family pseudouridine synthase, with protein MRETKPKFQVPEHPIHKWYEKGFLLAVEKPAGIPVHATFDPNRPNLEDLVRQQEKEPDLRLLHRLDRDTSGILLFCKEPSKNKEADSILADSEKTYLTVCVGIPTENEFKVECFLKDGKGKVSSVRSGGKKAITDFTVLSYSKEKNISLIAAKLVTGRRHQIRFHLSSIGIPILGDDTYSDPSIKSLVPKPKRFLLHSYLLKFKNEFGEDIKIVSELPAEFQPYIRFFSGIRFPE; from the coding sequence ATGAGGGAAACCAAGCCGAAATTCCAGGTTCCAGAACATCCGATCCATAAATGGTATGAGAAGGGGTTCCTACTCGCCGTGGAAAAACCGGCCGGGATCCCGGTCCATGCCACCTTCGATCCAAACCGTCCTAACTTGGAAGATCTTGTTAGGCAACAGGAGAAGGAGCCGGATCTAAGACTACTTCATAGATTGGACAGAGATACAAGTGGCATACTTCTATTCTGCAAAGAACCATCCAAAAACAAAGAAGCGGATTCAATCTTAGCAGATTCAGAAAAAACGTATCTGACAGTTTGCGTTGGAATTCCAACAGAGAACGAATTTAAAGTAGAATGTTTTTTAAAAGATGGAAAAGGAAAAGTAAGTTCAGTTCGTTCCGGTGGCAAAAAAGCAATCACCGATTTTACTGTTCTTTCCTATTCAAAGGAAAAGAATATCTCTTTGATTGCCGCAAAATTAGTTACAGGAAGAAGGCACCAAATCCGATTTCATCTATCTTCTATTGGAATTCCTATTTTGGGAGATGATACCTATAGTGATCCTTCTATAAAAAGTTTAGTTCCTAAACCAAAACGTTTTTTATTACATTCATATCTTCTAAAATTCAAAAATGAATTCGGAGAAGATATAAAAATTGTTTCAGAGCTTCCTGCGGAATTTCAACCTTATATACGCTTTTTTTCTGGTATACGATTCCCAGAATGA
- a CDS encoding SDR family NAD(P)-dependent oxidoreductase yields the protein MSESIALIIGGSGAAGHSAIEAIREYSSKTGQTWKIYSTTSGESEVQGSDKTIPLIKLEEPEEAISNIQKFLNKENTKVDLLIYTPARGNLGYPVSETPDEDIIATAKFCLDPMLDLEKKLNPRITVGYSAYYYLPHLLTFYGSLAFIKKKMEEWAVQKPDSRKIIRAGTFFSQSVRGITIILQRLAKSSPHPDLQKLMEEQKVSGKKFGDFFIDYIQQKENQSFGKNFPSIPYRITEPKDLKTALLKILEGEKAPIVSLVGDWIWTEDKLPEMPEYLKNR from the coding sequence ATGAGTGAGTCCATAGCATTGATCATAGGTGGATCAGGAGCGGCAGGCCATAGCGCAATTGAAGCGATCCGAGAATATTCCTCCAAAACAGGACAAACCTGGAAGATCTACTCCACTACTTCAGGAGAATCTGAAGTGCAAGGATCTGACAAAACAATCCCACTCATCAAATTAGAAGAACCGGAAGAAGCTATTTCGAATATTCAGAAATTCTTAAATAAAGAAAATACAAAAGTAGATTTACTTATCTATACACCTGCCAGAGGAAATTTAGGATATCCTGTTTCCGAAACACCTGACGAAGATATTATCGCCACTGCTAAATTCTGTTTAGATCCAATGCTGGATCTGGAGAAAAAGTTAAATCCAAGGATTACGGTTGGATATTCTGCGTATTATTATCTTCCCCACTTACTTACATTCTACGGTTCTTTAGCATTTATCAAAAAGAAAATGGAAGAATGGGCAGTCCAAAAACCCGACTCCAGAAAGATCATCCGCGCGGGGACTTTTTTCAGCCAAAGTGTAAGAGGGATCACGATCATTCTGCAAAGACTTGCAAAATCTTCTCCTCATCCTGATTTACAAAAATTGATGGAAGAACAAAAAGTCTCAGGCAAAAAGTTCGGAGACTTCTTCATTGATTATATCCAACAAAAGGAAAACCAAAGTTTCGGAAAAAATTTTCCATCGATCCCATACAGGATCACCGAACCAAAAGATCTGAAGACTGCTTTACTCAAAATTTTAGAAGGAGAGAAGGCACCAATCGTTTCCTTAGTAGGAGATTGGATCTGGACAGAAGATAAACTACCTGAGATGCCTGAGTATCTGAAGAATAGATAG
- a CDS encoding HAD family hydrolase has translation MFSNSDWSSEIFSYLEENLTGRKFKTVLFDFDNTLVRGDFGEEVMCELLKAGLPWIESLSPFFPEQEVTEKMETLRKTDTKAFMDEIWKYYESKIEKEGLGIAYRWSTWIFSGRSTKDLQDTAKLVWERHQSDTSPNAVQAFAPMSELVKELEKVGTKIWIVTASPEPVIQVVSEKWGIPKENVLGMRLIEKNGILSHELIEPFTYGIGKVELVNLANGNQGYDIAFGDSENDFPMLSHGRSNGLFLDRGKKKVPPPGTLIQDVKNWKTIAKSL, from the coding sequence TTGTTCTCTAATTCCGACTGGTCTTCCGAAATCTTTTCTTATTTAGAAGAGAACCTGACTGGTCGGAAATTCAAAACAGTTCTATTCGATTTTGATAATACTCTTGTCCGAGGTGATTTCGGAGAAGAAGTTATGTGCGAACTTCTAAAAGCCGGACTTCCTTGGATCGAATCACTTTCTCCTTTTTTTCCTGAACAAGAAGTCACAGAAAAAATGGAGACCTTACGTAAAACAGATACCAAAGCCTTCATGGATGAGATCTGGAAATATTATGAATCCAAGATAGAGAAAGAAGGACTCGGAATCGCTTATAGATGGTCTACTTGGATCTTTTCAGGCAGATCTACCAAAGATTTGCAAGATACTGCAAAACTTGTTTGGGAAAGACACCAGTCGGATACGAGCCCCAATGCGGTCCAAGCATTTGCCCCTATGTCTGAACTCGTAAAAGAACTGGAGAAGGTCGGGACTAAAATTTGGATCGTAACTGCTTCTCCTGAGCCAGTCATCCAAGTAGTTTCGGAAAAATGGGGAATCCCTAAAGAGAATGTGCTTGGTATGAGACTCATTGAAAAGAATGGGATCTTAAGCCACGAATTGATTGAACCTTTCACTTACGGGATCGGAAAAGTAGAATTGGTGAATCTTGCTAATGGAAACCAAGGATATGATATCGCATTTGGAGATTCAGAGAATGATTTCCCAATGCTTTCTCATGGAAGGTCTAACGGACTATTTTTGGACAGGGGTAAGAAGAAGGTCCCACCTCCCGGAACTCTTATCCAAGATGTGAAAAACTGGAAAACTATTGCAAAATCATTATAG
- a CDS encoding M23 family metallopeptidase: MKRKTILSLVGASALIFLSWKSFANTYLEEVKVDNQFIQTYQSREGIWIVPGKVKESLEDLYHKFGTSEREVRLLNGIHDSGKIQNSEPVFFPYNANYTRNLLLEDKGREIFTSDARELIWPLSFKYSRVTSRLGRRWNALHAGVDIACPNGSVVIAAADGVVTDSKRDGGYGLRVVLTHSQINGIQTLYAHNSLLFVKQGDKVKKGQVLALSGNTGHTTGPHVHFEVRYQNVVLNPEHYLPPFLADKESQVAIAKETIQQ, translated from the coding sequence ATGAAAAGAAAAACTATTCTTTCGCTAGTAGGCGCATCTGCACTCATATTCCTTTCCTGGAAATCTTTCGCAAATACATATTTGGAAGAAGTAAAGGTAGATAACCAATTCATCCAAACTTATCAATCAAGAGAAGGGATCTGGATCGTTCCGGGAAAAGTAAAAGAATCCTTAGAGGATCTTTACCATAAATTCGGAACCTCAGAAAGAGAAGTTCGCCTTCTGAACGGGATCCACGACAGCGGAAAAATCCAAAACTCAGAACCAGTATTCTTCCCTTATAACGCAAATTATACTCGCAATCTTCTATTAGAGGACAAAGGAAGAGAGATTTTCACCTCTGATGCAAGAGAATTGATCTGGCCTTTAAGCTTCAAATATTCCAGAGTTACTTCCAGATTAGGAAGACGTTGGAATGCACTTCATGCTGGTGTAGACATCGCCTGTCCAAACGGTTCCGTAGTGATCGCTGCAGCTGATGGAGTAGTAACTGATTCCAAAAGAGACGGTGGGTATGGACTCAGAGTAGTACTTACGCATTCTCAGATCAACGGGATCCAGACATTATACGCTCATAATTCTCTTCTTTTCGTGAAGCAGGGTGATAAGGTTAAAAAAGGACAGGTGCTCGCGCTTTCTGGTAACACAGGACACACGACTGGACCTCATGTTCACTTCGAAGTTCGTTACCAAAACGTGGTGCTGAATCCTGAACATTATCTTCCTCCTTTCTTAGCGGATAAAGAATCCCAAGTCGCGATCGCAAAAGAAACCATCCAACAATAA